From Anopheles darlingi chromosome 2, idAnoDarlMG_H_01, whole genome shotgun sequence, the proteins below share one genomic window:
- the LOC125952129 gene encoding zinc finger matrin-type protein CG9776-like isoform X1, with the protein MEEEKSRRSKSPAEKSSKKKSERKSRSRSLSRTDKRRSPSRSPSYRRRHAGGGGPSRKRSRSPLPFRPRRRSPDRGMQRRHGRRGRRTPSPGMGGGMGMGQQRMMGDGGASGGYMQMPMEMYDPSCYGYDNNGGYMGNMMGGYGYDYGQATGTYGTMMDPSQGMMMVATGTEFDQSAWGQVPVQPVIQETEEEKRKREAAITFELLNQRAALKKQRDDYKRRAGALKRELKTLKQQRSDLSSGREPPSPTTNNFIKENDKLQSQIVSKISTIENVIDMLDGIIAKDKTPSPPPLPPGATVPSLPTIPDPSLPQASTTEDRETSDGDGGRRKTGERRDSESPSPERLKNEVLESMQARGKRRNSDKRHPDHSEGKKKKPPFNYVHYDPELHWCAPCNVFPKTAKDYLMHLHSADHRRVVGGDNNTKELTPWRDELDTDDTMVNPEAPTKRTPIRGLQFFVPASAWYCKLCHVWMGDLNCASWHWKSQTHAEAYGKYIDGHTNYEIDWMSDRQKAYESATPAAGTGDVTEGEIPAPPPPPTAEELKEPFENNAAMDNSLMEPPPPVSFDLTDLDEGHGRKGSLNETKEESPVPPPPSITTKKAKKKKSRKEERREKKKKKRSKKRKKAAASSSSSSSSSDSTDSDSDSDSEQDSKASPKDESNFHPTANTIQAAVRNMFKEKDVNAREVVAAVAVAAAAAAAAKPSVAAEATTLQNLDTNLGKWTVVHPAQEKKIAVEAVTIAEKPPPPLAATVPSVSGKDSKGSVERERERGHDDDRGGRDRDRDRDRRSADRRDRRNRRDSPVDRRDRDRGRRNDYRDHRDRRDRRRSRSRGRRSRSGSGGYGGSRRFRRRSYSRSRSRSRSHSRSRSGRRVIEKPVVNFPPESRPGKTDKKTQKQQSKSNHSAEKGSGRSSSDRKDKSSKSTSSKGSSATGSDKGTTTTKKLPFIGRMPVFKKQQADANAKKEEAAAAAAAAVVTPEATNPVMALPITPAVAQFAAAAAAARAANQAQSYLVPTVGSGNNSNDATMYASSDPTQQQVEYGMEMAAEVDPYQYAALQMATVGDPTATGETIDMAVEPNLGEQTHVQIEGEGIEEATAAAPLEDDNDPDAYIAAEGGEVPLPKDLQAALDMIYDGGEKPKPADVIAKEAAAAAAAAAAAAAAAAKPPEIEPSPMDQQAAIAASMGVTMMMDHDQPHMIVPEAIEMYNQQYALEYGVHPAAYHAAVAAAAAAGGVGILGMGGVVGTEMQYAEDESQNQPLDNMMYSAIHAQATGTAAMMHAAHQQMLAAGQLDPNAAAYAMAMAGGTAGYTTEMMAAQQTTVMGEDADQLLLSNEAAITTALAENISEDTGAADVVDDDAGTADDAVATDGDVYATEDTAVSGYEVQSSEAIEADSESNEKADQNEESTEEADQEETQHSDTTDEDTDDKSNMVDVPQRASADDNEGTNHSWLDMPQDENTATSAPREEQEYEDASEEQYSQRGEDTAESSEQDTQEGYEYAVTSEQENDERYDPAVGSDPDDASSKEMFDESPSVEPTTQSLLDDMVADTMVQYSIGNDLMDENSNDS; encoded by the exons atggaagaggaaaaaagtcGTAGATCGAAATCGCCTGCCGAAAAAA GTTCTAAAAAGAAGAGTGAGCGTAAGTCTCGAAGTCGCAGCTTGAGCCGCACTGATAAACGTCGCAGTCCTTCCCGCAGTCCCAGCTACCGCCGTCGACatgccggcggcggcggcccgaGCCGGAAGCGCTCTCGCAGTCCGTTGCCGTTTAGACCGCGACGCCGATCGCCAGATCGCGGCATGCAGCGACGCCATGGCCGGCGTGGGAGACGTACGCCGTCCCCAGGGATGGGTGGCGGTATGGGAATGGGCCAGCAGCGAATGATGGGTGACGGTGGGGCGAGTGGAGGCTACATGCAAATGCCAATGGAGATGTATGATCCGTCCTGCTACGGATACGATAACAACGGCGGCTACATGGGGAATATGATGGGTGGGTACGGCTACGATTACGGTCAGGCGACAGGAACGTACGGCACGATGATGGATCCCTCGcagggaatgatgatggtagcaACCGGTACGGAGTTCGACCAATCGGCATGGGGCCAGGTTCCGGTTCAACCTGTAATACAGgagacggaggaggagaagcgcaAACGCGAAG CTGCAATTACGTTTGAGCTGTTGAATCAACGGGCGGCATTGAAAAAGCAGCGTGACGACTACAAGCGGCGCGCAGGGGCACTCAAGCGTGAATTGAAAACGCTAAAACAACAACGGTCCGATCTAAGCTCGGGACGTGAACCACCCTCGCCAACGACGaacaatttcatcaaagaaaaTGACAAACTACAG TCACAAATTGTTAGCAAGATCAGTACGATCGAAAACGTGATTGATATGCTGGATGGAATCATAGCGAAAGACAAAACGCCCTCTCCTCCACCATTACCGCCGGGGGCGACTGTGCCGTCACTGCCTACCATTCCCGATCCTAGCCTCCCGCAAGCATCGACCACGGAGGATCGCGAAACcagtgatggcgatggtggacgCCGTAAAACTGGCGAGAGAAGAGATTCggaatcaccatcaccggaacGGTTAAAAAATGAAGTCCTCGAAAGCATGCAGGCACGTGGTAAACGCAGAAATTCCGACAAACG CCATCCTGATCATTCcgaagggaaaaagaagaaaccaccCTTCAACTATGTGCACTACGACCCAGAGTTGCACTGGTGCGCACCGTGCAACGTGTTTCCTAAGACGGCAAAGGACTACTTGATGCACCTGCACTCGGCAGACCATCGTCGCGTTGTTGGAGGCGACAATAACACGAAAGAGCTGACTCCATGGCGCGATGAGCTGGATACTGACGATACGATGGTAAATCCGGAGGCTCCCACCAAGCGTACACCTATACGGGGTCTACAGTTCTTTGTACCCGCATCAGCCTGGTACTGTAAGCTGTGCCACGTTTGGATGGGCGATCTAAACTGCGCCTCGTGGCACTGGAAATCGCAAACGCATGCCGAAGCATACGGG AAATACATCGATGGTCACACCAATTATGAAATCGACTGGATGTCCGATCGGCAAAAGGCTTACGAGAGCGCAACACCAGCGGCCGGTACCGGAGACGTTACAGAAGGGGAAATACCTGccccaccgccacctccgaCAGCAGAGGAGCTAAAGGAACCATTTGAAAACAATGCCGCGATGGACAATAGCTTgatggaaccaccaccgccagtttCATTCGATTTAACCGATCTCGACGAAGGACACGGCAGAAAAGGATCGCTTAATGAGACGAAGGAAGAGTCACcggtgccaccaccgccatcgataacgacaaaaaaggcgaagaaaaagaaatcccGTAAAGAAGAACgtagagaaaagaagaaaaagaaacgctCAAAGAAGCGTAAAAAGGCGGCTGCCTCGTCGAGCTCTTCGTCCAGTAGCTCAGATTCGACCGATtcggattccgattccgattccgagcaGGACAGTAAAGCTAGCCCGAAGGATGAGAGCAATTTCCATCCAACGGCCAACACGATTCAAGCTGCCGTACGTAACATGTTCAAGGAGAAAGATGTGAATGCACGGGAAGTGGTGGCAGCCGTTGCcgtagctgctgcagctgccgctgctgccaaaccatcggttgctgctgaagctaCTACCCTGCAGAATCTGGATACCAATCTAG GTAAGTGGACAGTCGTCCACCCAGCGCAGGAGAAAAAAATTGCCGTAGAAGCTGTAACGATCGCAGagaagccaccaccgccattagCTGCAACTGTGCCTTCCGTTTCTGGCAAGGATAGCAAGGGATCCGTAGAGCGAGAGCGTGAGCGTGGCCATGATGACGATCGTGGTGGTCGAGATCGCGATAGAGACCGTGATAGACGCAGCGCTGACCGTCGGGATCGTAGAAACCGTCGCGATAGTCCTGTGGATCGTCGTGATCGAGACCGTGGCCGTCGCAACGACTATCGTGATCACCGTGATCGTCGTGATCGACGTCGAAGCAGATCAAGAGGGCGTCGAAGTCGCAGCGGTAGCGGCGGATACGGTGGTAGCAGGCGATTCCGCCGAAGATCATACTCGCGTTCACGCTCAAGGTCGCGATCCCACAGCCGCTCCCGTTCAGGCCGACGTGTGATTGAGAAACCTGTGGTCAACTTTCCACCCGAATCGCGCCCCGGAAAGACGGACAAGAAAACGCAAAAGCAACAATCTAAATCGAACCATTCTGCGGAGAAAGGCAGCGGACGATCAAGTAGTGACCGGAAAGATAAGTCGAGCAAATCTACCTCTAGCAAAGGCAGTAGTGCTACTGGTTCAGACAAAGGAACTACTACTACGAAGAAGCTGCCGTTCATTGGGCGAATGCCTGTTTTTAAAAAACAGCAAGCGGACGCGAAtgcgaaaaaggaagaggCGGCAGCTGCCGCCGCAGCTGCTGTAGTCACACCGGAAGCAACGAATCCAGTTATGGCTCTGCCGATTACTCCTGCCGTTGCTcagttcgctgctgctgccgcagctgCACGAGCTGCTAATCAAGCTCAGTCCTACCTGGTGCCGACTGTTGGTAGTGGCAACAATTCCAATGATGCTACCATGTATGCCTCATCTGATCCCACACAGCAGCAAGTGGAGTacggaatggaaatggcgGCGGAAGTAGATCCATATCAGTACGCGGCTTTACAAATGGCGACGGTTGGAGACCCAACAGCGACAGGAGAAACCATAGACATGGCGGTTGAGCCGAATCTAGGAGAACAAACTCACGTACAAATTGAAGGCGAGGGTATTGAAGAGGCGACAGCTGCTGCCCCCCTAGAAGACGATAATGATCCGGATGCATACATTGCTGCGGAGGGAGGAGAGGTTCCATTGCCGAAAGATTTACAGGCCGCACTGGACATGATCTACGATGGAggagaaaaaccgaaaccagcgGATGTAATTGCCAAGGAggcagctgcagcggctgcagcagccgccgccgcagcagcagctgccgctaAACCACCAGAAATAGAACCCTCTCCGATGGACCAACAAGCGGCGATCGCTGCATCGATGGGTGTTACTATGATGATGGATCACGATCAACCGCACATGATCGTACCCGAGGCCATCGAAATGTACAACCAGCAGTACGCCCTGGAGTACGGAGTACATCCAGCTGCTTACcatgcagcagttgcagctgccgcggctgccggtggtgtcggtattCTAGGAATGGGTGGCGTTGTGGGTACCGAGATGCAGTACGCAGAAGATGAGTCACAGAACCAACCACTCGATAATATGATGTACAGTGCAATTCATGCACAAGCCACCGGAACGGCTGCAATGATGCATGCGGCCCACCAACAAATGCTGGCAGCAGGACAGTTGGATCCGAATGCGGCAGCATatgccatggccatggctggCGGTACCGCCGGCTACACAACGGAAATGATGGCTGCTCAACAAACGACCGTTATGGGAGAAGACGCGGATCAATTGCTGCTTAGCAACGAGGCAGCTATTACTACTGCACTGGCGGAAAATATTTCTGAGGATACTGgggctgctgatgttgttgacGATGACGCTGGTACAGCGGATGATGCGGTTGCTACTGATGGAGACGTATACGCTACTGAAGATACGGCGGTCAGTGGTTACGAAGTGCAGTCGAGTGAAGCCATTGAAGCAGACAGTGAAAGCAACGAAAAGGCAGACCAGAACGAAGAGTCAACCGAAGAAGCTGATCAAGAAGAGACGCAGCACTCCGACACCACCGACGAGGATACAGACGACAAGTCAAACATGGTTGATGTACCTCAGCGGGCCAGTGCCGACGACAATGAGGGAACCAATCACTCATGGCTAGATATGCCACAGGATGAGAATACCGCTACCTCAGCTCCGAGGGAAGAGCAAGAATATGAGGACGCATCTGAGGAGCAGTACAGTCAACGAGGTGAGGACACGGCCGAATCATCGGAGCAGGATACACAAGAGGGCTACGAGTATGCGGTTACTTCGGAGCAGGAAAACGATGAACGCTATGACCCCGCAGTCGGTTCCGATCCGGACGATGCTTCTTCCAAAGAAATGTTCGATGAATCGCCGTCCGTTGAACCCACGACGCAGTCTCTGCTGGACGACATGGTGGCCGACACAATGGTCCAGTATAGCATTGGAAATGACCTAATGGACGAGAATTCGAATGATTCCTAA
- the LOC125952129 gene encoding zinc finger matrin-type protein CG9776-like isoform X2 gives MLDGIIAKDKTPSPPPLPPGATVPSLPTIPDPSLPQASTTEDRETSDGDGGRRKTGERRDSESPSPERLKNEVLESMQARGKRRNSDKRHPDHSEGKKKKPPFNYVHYDPELHWCAPCNVFPKTAKDYLMHLHSADHRRVVGGDNNTKELTPWRDELDTDDTMVNPEAPTKRTPIRGLQFFVPASAWYCKLCHVWMGDLNCASWHWKSQTHAEAYGKYIDGHTNYEIDWMSDRQKAYESATPAAGTGDVTEGEIPAPPPPPTAEELKEPFENNAAMDNSLMEPPPPVSFDLTDLDEGHGRKGSLNETKEESPVPPPPSITTKKAKKKKSRKEERREKKKKKRSKKRKKAAASSSSSSSSSDSTDSDSDSDSEQDSKASPKDESNFHPTANTIQAAVRNMFKEKDVNAREVVAAVAVAAAAAAAAKPSVAAEATTLQNLDTNLGKWTVVHPAQEKKIAVEAVTIAEKPPPPLAATVPSVSGKDSKGSVERERERGHDDDRGGRDRDRDRDRRSADRRDRRNRRDSPVDRRDRDRGRRNDYRDHRDRRDRRRSRSRGRRSRSGSGGYGGSRRFRRRSYSRSRSRSRSHSRSRSGRRVIEKPVVNFPPESRPGKTDKKTQKQQSKSNHSAEKGSGRSSSDRKDKSSKSTSSKGSSATGSDKGTTTTKKLPFIGRMPVFKKQQADANAKKEEAAAAAAAAVVTPEATNPVMALPITPAVAQFAAAAAAARAANQAQSYLVPTVGSGNNSNDATMYASSDPTQQQVEYGMEMAAEVDPYQYAALQMATVGDPTATGETIDMAVEPNLGEQTHVQIEGEGIEEATAAAPLEDDNDPDAYIAAEGGEVPLPKDLQAALDMIYDGGEKPKPADVIAKEAAAAAAAAAAAAAAAAKPPEIEPSPMDQQAAIAASMGVTMMMDHDQPHMIVPEAIEMYNQQYALEYGVHPAAYHAAVAAAAAAGGVGILGMGGVVGTEMQYAEDESQNQPLDNMMYSAIHAQATGTAAMMHAAHQQMLAAGQLDPNAAAYAMAMAGGTAGYTTEMMAAQQTTVMGEDADQLLLSNEAAITTALAENISEDTGAADVVDDDAGTADDAVATDGDVYATEDTAVSGYEVQSSEAIEADSESNEKADQNEESTEEADQEETQHSDTTDEDTDDKSNMVDVPQRASADDNEGTNHSWLDMPQDENTATSAPREEQEYEDASEEQYSQRGEDTAESSEQDTQEGYEYAVTSEQENDERYDPAVGSDPDDASSKEMFDESPSVEPTTQSLLDDMVADTMVQYSIGNDLMDENSNDS, from the exons ATGCTGGATGGAATCATAGCGAAAGACAAAACGCCCTCTCCTCCACCATTACCGCCGGGGGCGACTGTGCCGTCACTGCCTACCATTCCCGATCCTAGCCTCCCGCAAGCATCGACCACGGAGGATCGCGAAACcagtgatggcgatggtggacgCCGTAAAACTGGCGAGAGAAGAGATTCggaatcaccatcaccggaacGGTTAAAAAATGAAGTCCTCGAAAGCATGCAGGCACGTGGTAAACGCAGAAATTCCGACAAACG CCATCCTGATCATTCcgaagggaaaaagaagaaaccaccCTTCAACTATGTGCACTACGACCCAGAGTTGCACTGGTGCGCACCGTGCAACGTGTTTCCTAAGACGGCAAAGGACTACTTGATGCACCTGCACTCGGCAGACCATCGTCGCGTTGTTGGAGGCGACAATAACACGAAAGAGCTGACTCCATGGCGCGATGAGCTGGATACTGACGATACGATGGTAAATCCGGAGGCTCCCACCAAGCGTACACCTATACGGGGTCTACAGTTCTTTGTACCCGCATCAGCCTGGTACTGTAAGCTGTGCCACGTTTGGATGGGCGATCTAAACTGCGCCTCGTGGCACTGGAAATCGCAAACGCATGCCGAAGCATACGGG AAATACATCGATGGTCACACCAATTATGAAATCGACTGGATGTCCGATCGGCAAAAGGCTTACGAGAGCGCAACACCAGCGGCCGGTACCGGAGACGTTACAGAAGGGGAAATACCTGccccaccgccacctccgaCAGCAGAGGAGCTAAAGGAACCATTTGAAAACAATGCCGCGATGGACAATAGCTTgatggaaccaccaccgccagtttCATTCGATTTAACCGATCTCGACGAAGGACACGGCAGAAAAGGATCGCTTAATGAGACGAAGGAAGAGTCACcggtgccaccaccgccatcgataacgacaaaaaaggcgaagaaaaagaaatcccGTAAAGAAGAACgtagagaaaagaagaaaaagaaacgctCAAAGAAGCGTAAAAAGGCGGCTGCCTCGTCGAGCTCTTCGTCCAGTAGCTCAGATTCGACCGATtcggattccgattccgattccgagcaGGACAGTAAAGCTAGCCCGAAGGATGAGAGCAATTTCCATCCAACGGCCAACACGATTCAAGCTGCCGTACGTAACATGTTCAAGGAGAAAGATGTGAATGCACGGGAAGTGGTGGCAGCCGTTGCcgtagctgctgcagctgccgctgctgccaaaccatcggttgctgctgaagctaCTACCCTGCAGAATCTGGATACCAATCTAG GTAAGTGGACAGTCGTCCACCCAGCGCAGGAGAAAAAAATTGCCGTAGAAGCTGTAACGATCGCAGagaagccaccaccgccattagCTGCAACTGTGCCTTCCGTTTCTGGCAAGGATAGCAAGGGATCCGTAGAGCGAGAGCGTGAGCGTGGCCATGATGACGATCGTGGTGGTCGAGATCGCGATAGAGACCGTGATAGACGCAGCGCTGACCGTCGGGATCGTAGAAACCGTCGCGATAGTCCTGTGGATCGTCGTGATCGAGACCGTGGCCGTCGCAACGACTATCGTGATCACCGTGATCGTCGTGATCGACGTCGAAGCAGATCAAGAGGGCGTCGAAGTCGCAGCGGTAGCGGCGGATACGGTGGTAGCAGGCGATTCCGCCGAAGATCATACTCGCGTTCACGCTCAAGGTCGCGATCCCACAGCCGCTCCCGTTCAGGCCGACGTGTGATTGAGAAACCTGTGGTCAACTTTCCACCCGAATCGCGCCCCGGAAAGACGGACAAGAAAACGCAAAAGCAACAATCTAAATCGAACCATTCTGCGGAGAAAGGCAGCGGACGATCAAGTAGTGACCGGAAAGATAAGTCGAGCAAATCTACCTCTAGCAAAGGCAGTAGTGCTACTGGTTCAGACAAAGGAACTACTACTACGAAGAAGCTGCCGTTCATTGGGCGAATGCCTGTTTTTAAAAAACAGCAAGCGGACGCGAAtgcgaaaaaggaagaggCGGCAGCTGCCGCCGCAGCTGCTGTAGTCACACCGGAAGCAACGAATCCAGTTATGGCTCTGCCGATTACTCCTGCCGTTGCTcagttcgctgctgctgccgcagctgCACGAGCTGCTAATCAAGCTCAGTCCTACCTGGTGCCGACTGTTGGTAGTGGCAACAATTCCAATGATGCTACCATGTATGCCTCATCTGATCCCACACAGCAGCAAGTGGAGTacggaatggaaatggcgGCGGAAGTAGATCCATATCAGTACGCGGCTTTACAAATGGCGACGGTTGGAGACCCAACAGCGACAGGAGAAACCATAGACATGGCGGTTGAGCCGAATCTAGGAGAACAAACTCACGTACAAATTGAAGGCGAGGGTATTGAAGAGGCGACAGCTGCTGCCCCCCTAGAAGACGATAATGATCCGGATGCATACATTGCTGCGGAGGGAGGAGAGGTTCCATTGCCGAAAGATTTACAGGCCGCACTGGACATGATCTACGATGGAggagaaaaaccgaaaccagcgGATGTAATTGCCAAGGAggcagctgcagcggctgcagcagccgccgccgcagcagcagctgccgctaAACCACCAGAAATAGAACCCTCTCCGATGGACCAACAAGCGGCGATCGCTGCATCGATGGGTGTTACTATGATGATGGATCACGATCAACCGCACATGATCGTACCCGAGGCCATCGAAATGTACAACCAGCAGTACGCCCTGGAGTACGGAGTACATCCAGCTGCTTACcatgcagcagttgcagctgccgcggctgccggtggtgtcggtattCTAGGAATGGGTGGCGTTGTGGGTACCGAGATGCAGTACGCAGAAGATGAGTCACAGAACCAACCACTCGATAATATGATGTACAGTGCAATTCATGCACAAGCCACCGGAACGGCTGCAATGATGCATGCGGCCCACCAACAAATGCTGGCAGCAGGACAGTTGGATCCGAATGCGGCAGCATatgccatggccatggctggCGGTACCGCCGGCTACACAACGGAAATGATGGCTGCTCAACAAACGACCGTTATGGGAGAAGACGCGGATCAATTGCTGCTTAGCAACGAGGCAGCTATTACTACTGCACTGGCGGAAAATATTTCTGAGGATACTGgggctgctgatgttgttgacGATGACGCTGGTACAGCGGATGATGCGGTTGCTACTGATGGAGACGTATACGCTACTGAAGATACGGCGGTCAGTGGTTACGAAGTGCAGTCGAGTGAAGCCATTGAAGCAGACAGTGAAAGCAACGAAAAGGCAGACCAGAACGAAGAGTCAACCGAAGAAGCTGATCAAGAAGAGACGCAGCACTCCGACACCACCGACGAGGATACAGACGACAAGTCAAACATGGTTGATGTACCTCAGCGGGCCAGTGCCGACGACAATGAGGGAACCAATCACTCATGGCTAGATATGCCACAGGATGAGAATACCGCTACCTCAGCTCCGAGGGAAGAGCAAGAATATGAGGACGCATCTGAGGAGCAGTACAGTCAACGAGGTGAGGACACGGCCGAATCATCGGAGCAGGATACACAAGAGGGCTACGAGTATGCGGTTACTTCGGAGCAGGAAAACGATGAACGCTATGACCCCGCAGTCGGTTCCGATCCGGACGATGCTTCTTCCAAAGAAATGTTCGATGAATCGCCGTCCGTTGAACCCACGACGCAGTCTCTGCTGGACGACATGGTGGCCGACACAATGGTCCAGTATAGCATTGGAAATGACCTAATGGACGAGAATTCGAATGATTCCTAA